One genomic region from Granulicatella adiacens ATCC 49175 encodes:
- the citE gene encoding citrate (pro-3S)-lyase subunit beta, which produces MERLRRTMMFVPGANAAMLRDAPLYGADSIMFDLEDAVSLKEKDSARVLVHFALKTFDYSNVETVVRINGLDTTGALDIEAVVLAGVNVVRLPKTETAQDIVDVDEIITRVERENNIPVGRTKMMAAIESAEGVLNAREIAKASDRLIGIALGAEDYVTNMKTRRYPDGQELFFARSMILHAARAAGIAAIDTVYSNVDNMDGFREEVERIKQLGFDGKSVINPRQIPVANAVYAPTEKEIQNAKEVIWGIREAEAKGSGVISVNGKMVDKPIVERAERVIALAKAAGLISEEEI; this is translated from the coding sequence ATGGAACGCTTAAGAAGAACAATGATGTTCGTACCTGGTGCTAACGCAGCAATGTTGCGTGATGCTCCACTTTACGGCGCAGACTCAATTATGTTTGACTTAGAAGATGCTGTATCTTTAAAAGAAAAAGACTCAGCTCGTGTATTAGTACACTTCGCATTAAAAACTTTTGACTACAGCAATGTAGAAACAGTTGTACGTATCAACGGTTTAGATACAACAGGTGCTTTAGATATTGAAGCAGTTGTACTAGCTGGTGTAAATGTTGTTCGTTTACCAAAAACTGAAACAGCGCAAGATATCGTAGACGTAGATGAAATCATCACTCGCGTTGAACGTGAAAACAACATCCCAGTAGGCCGCACTAAAATGATGGCTGCGATTGAATCTGCTGAAGGTGTGTTAAACGCTCGCGAAATCGCTAAAGCAAGTGACCGTTTAATCGGGATCGCTTTAGGTGCTGAAGACTACGTAACAAACATGAAAACTCGTCGTTACCCTGATGGACAAGAGTTATTCTTCGCTCGTAGCATGATCTTACACGCTGCTCGTGCTGCAGGAATCGCTGCTATCGATACTGTTTACTCTAACGTAGACAACATGGATGGATTCCGTGAAGAAGTAGAACGCATCAAACAATTAGGTTTCGATGGAAAATCTGTTATTAACCCTCGTCAAATTCCTGTGGCTAATGCAGTATATGCACCAACAGAAAAAGAAATTCAAAACGCTAAAGAAGTTATCTGGGGAATTCGTGAAGCTGAAGCAAAAGGTTCAGGTGTTATCTCAGTTAACGGTAAAATGGTCGACAAACCAATCGTTGAACGTGCTGAGCGCGTAATCGCATTGGCGAAAGCGGCTGGATTGATTAGCGAGGAGGAAATTTAA